The stretch of DNA CCCATCGATTTTGACTCCAATGTTTATCGGGTAAGAGCGCAGAGTAGTGGTTATTTGCAAGCGATCGATGATGAAGAACTAATCAAGCTTGCTTGTCAGTATAATTTACTATTACGCCTTAACTATCGTCCAGGTCAGTTTATCGTCAAAGGTAGTGAGATAATTTTGGTCTATCCTAGAGAAAAAGTTAATCGCAAGTTGCTTCAAGAGCTTAACGATGCTTTTATTTTGGGAAAAGAGCGAACCGAGCAACAAGATGTAGAGTTTCCCATTGAACAGTTAGTTGAAATTGCTCTACGTGCCATCTCTCCTGGTATTAACGATCCGTTTACTGCCATTCGTTGTATTGACCGTCTCAGTGCTGGATTATCGCGCCTTGCTCAAAGAGATTTTCCTTCTCCTTACCGTTATGATGACCATCAAAAACTTCGTGTGATTGCCGAACGAGTAACCTTTGCTGGGTTAGTTGGTACTGCTTTCAACCAGATTCGACAGTATGGCAAAAGTGATGTCGCCGTAATGATTCGTTTATTAGAAGCGATCGCAACAATTGCTCGTTACACGTCAATTCCTCAAGAACGCGAAATTCTTTTGCGTCATGCCGAGATGATTAAACGCAATAGTCAACAAGCTATATCTGAAGAATTAGACAAACAAGATCTTGAAGAGCGTTACCTAACGATTCAAAAAGAGCTTTTAGCAAAATGAATTCAACCATCTTGGTTCTTTCTAGACTATTGGCAATTAAGAGCTAATTATTGTAAAAGATAGCTTTTTAAGCCTAAATTTTGCAGCGACTCAAACGCACCTTCAGCTTTATCTTTATTACTAAATGCTCCTACTTGTAACATTGATTTACCTAAATAAACAGTAGTAAAAGCATCAGGAAAAAGCGATCGCACTTGAGACTGTTGACTACTATGATTAGCTTCTACTAAAACTCGATATTTAGCGG from Stanieria cyanosphaera PCC 7437 encodes:
- a CDS encoding DUF2254 domain-containing protein, with the protein product MKNVKLGKLWYSLHSSYWFLPTIFAIIAIALAFTMLWLDRDGNYGPLEKWGWIYTGGANGAREVLSSVSSSTIGIAATAFSITIVALQLAASNFGPRLLRNFMQDTGNQIVLGTFISTFIYSLLVLRTIRGDGDDYDSFVPQLSVTVGLLLALASIGVLIYFIHHASTIIQVSHVIVETSTDLDSAIDRLFPEKIGQSASELKRPVEEIPIDFDSNVYRVRAQSSGYLQAIDDEELIKLACQYNLLLRLNYRPGQFIVKGSEIILVYPREKVNRKLLQELNDAFILGKERTEQQDVEFPIEQLVEIALRAISPGINDPFTAIRCIDRLSAGLSRLAQRDFPSPYRYDDHQKLRVIAERVTFAGLVGTAFNQIRQYGKSDVAVMIRLLEAIATIARYTSIPQEREILLRHAEMIKRNSQQAISEELDKQDLEERYLTIQKELLAK